A single genomic interval of Paralichthys olivaceus isolate ysfri-2021 chromosome 7, ASM2471397v2, whole genome shotgun sequence harbors:
- the LOC109646571 gene encoding GRAM domain-containing protein 2A isoform X2, protein MMMMTDDDVLPPQELEPAREEDGHCPLPFRLQLIDDLSYEDVKKCYRGSTVSKYNSQYHKLFQIVPPEEILMKVYSCALLRDILLQGRLYISRNWLCFYANLFGKDIKVCIPVVSVRLVKKHKTAGLVPNGLAITMDTGQKYVFVSLLSRDSVYDVLRRICTHLQVNGKSLSVKQFLEEPSSLSMDEYPEVLKWRRKPSLPAVSSSLPDLLGNSSPSLAADTPFSTHTLTLTDSSLETEKILLTEPVPELGHVEYQLLKLFILLVFLLVLSSCYLAFRVCRLEQQLSFLSSQPTPRERCGEVPCWLANQRTGT, encoded by the exons atgatgatgatgacggaTGACGACGTCCTGCCCCCCCAAGAGCTGGAGCCCGCCAGGGAGGAGGACGGACACTGCCCCCTGCCCTTCAG GCTGCAGCTGATCGACGACCTGTCGTACGAAGACGTGAAGAAGTGCTACCGAGGATCA ACGGTCAGTAAATACAACTCTCAGTACCACAAACTGTTCCAGATCGTCCCTCCAGAGGAGATCCTGATGAAAG TGTACTCGTGTGCGTTGTTGAGAGACATCCTGCTGCAGGGGCGACTCTACATCTCCAGGAACTGGTTGTGTTTCTATGCGAACCTGTTTGGTAAAGACATCAAG GTTTGTATTCCCGTGGTTTCAGTTCGTCTGGTGAAGAAGCACAAAACCGCCGGTCTGGTGCCGAACGGACTCGCCATCACCATGGACACTGGACAGAAG taTGTCTTTGTGTCCCTGCTGTccagagacagtgtctatgacgtCCTGCGGAGGATCTGCACTCACCTGCAG gTGAACGGGAAGAGTCTGAGTGTGAAACAGTTCCTGGAGGAGCCCAGTTCTCTGTCAATG gacGAGTATCCAGAGGTGttgaagtggaggaggaaaccgTCGCTTCCCGCCGTCTCCTCGTCCCTCCCAGACCTGCTGGGAAACTCCTCCCCCAGCCTTGCCGCCGACACACCCTTCAGCACGCACACGCTCACGCTGACCG ACAGCAGCCTGGAGACCGAGAAGATCCTGCTGACAGAACCGGTTCCTGAACTGGGTCACGTGGAGTACCAGCTGCTCAAACTCTTCATCCTGCT tgtcttcCTGCTGGTCCTCTCCTCCTGTTATCTGGCCTTCAGAGTCTGTCGtctggagcagcagctcagtttCCTGAGCAGCCAGCCGACGCCGAGAGAAAG GTGCGGAGAGGTGCCCTGTTggctggccaatcagaggacAGGGACCTGA
- the LOC109646571 gene encoding GRAM domain-containing protein 2A isoform X1 translates to MDETPMMMMTDDDVLPPQELEPAREEDGHCPLPFRLQLIDDLSYEDVKKCYRGSTVSKYNSQYHKLFQIVPPEEILMKVYSCALLRDILLQGRLYISRNWLCFYANLFGKDIKVCIPVVSVRLVKKHKTAGLVPNGLAITMDTGQKYVFVSLLSRDSVYDVLRRICTHLQVNGKSLSVKQFLEEPSSLSMDEYPEVLKWRRKPSLPAVSSSLPDLLGNSSPSLAADTPFSTHTLTLTDSSLETEKILLTEPVPELGHVEYQLLKLFILLVFLLVLSSCYLAFRVCRLEQQLSFLSSQPTPRERCGEVPCWLANQRTGT, encoded by the exons ATGGATGAAAC gccgatgatgatgatgacggaTGACGACGTCCTGCCCCCCCAAGAGCTGGAGCCCGCCAGGGAGGAGGACGGACACTGCCCCCTGCCCTTCAG GCTGCAGCTGATCGACGACCTGTCGTACGAAGACGTGAAGAAGTGCTACCGAGGATCA ACGGTCAGTAAATACAACTCTCAGTACCACAAACTGTTCCAGATCGTCCCTCCAGAGGAGATCCTGATGAAAG TGTACTCGTGTGCGTTGTTGAGAGACATCCTGCTGCAGGGGCGACTCTACATCTCCAGGAACTGGTTGTGTTTCTATGCGAACCTGTTTGGTAAAGACATCAAG GTTTGTATTCCCGTGGTTTCAGTTCGTCTGGTGAAGAAGCACAAAACCGCCGGTCTGGTGCCGAACGGACTCGCCATCACCATGGACACTGGACAGAAG taTGTCTTTGTGTCCCTGCTGTccagagacagtgtctatgacgtCCTGCGGAGGATCTGCACTCACCTGCAG gTGAACGGGAAGAGTCTGAGTGTGAAACAGTTCCTGGAGGAGCCCAGTTCTCTGTCAATG gacGAGTATCCAGAGGTGttgaagtggaggaggaaaccgTCGCTTCCCGCCGTCTCCTCGTCCCTCCCAGACCTGCTGGGAAACTCCTCCCCCAGCCTTGCCGCCGACACACCCTTCAGCACGCACACGCTCACGCTGACCG ACAGCAGCCTGGAGACCGAGAAGATCCTGCTGACAGAACCGGTTCCTGAACTGGGTCACGTGGAGTACCAGCTGCTCAAACTCTTCATCCTGCT tgtcttcCTGCTGGTCCTCTCCTCCTGTTATCTGGCCTTCAGAGTCTGTCGtctggagcagcagctcagtttCCTGAGCAGCCAGCCGACGCCGAGAGAAAG GTGCGGAGAGGTGCCCTGTTggctggccaatcagaggacAGGGACCTGA